A window of the Deltaproteobacteria bacterium HGW-Deltaproteobacteria-18 genome harbors these coding sequences:
- a CDS encoding C4-dicarboxylate ABC transporter permease: MSPAGIGFLGIAIMLLLFATRMPVAFVMGVVGFVGFSVLTSVQGGLNMLSRSMYEVFVSYDLTTIPLFILMGQLAFNAGISRRLFSTTYHFFGHIRGGLAMATVSACTAFGAVCGSSPATAATMATVAIPEMKRFGYRDRLAAGAVAAGGGLGMIMPPSVVLIIYGVLTEQSIGRLFVAGILPAFLLTGLFLCAIAVTCHRHPDYGPAAEHFSWSKRFKSLTGLIDTLIIFAVVLTGLFKGWFTPTEAASVGAFSVLVLGLVRRQLNWRLIFKSLEETLRTSCMILFLVAGAVVFGKFLAVTRIPFTTASYIGGLEIPALAVMAIIVLIYFLGGCFMDSLAMIMLTVPVFYPVVMNLGYDPIWFGVIIVLITEMGVITPPVGINVYVVYGVTTAMKQNISLESIFRGIYPFLVATIIGIAILFFIPQIVTFLPSLM, encoded by the coding sequence ATGAGCCCGGCCGGAATCGGATTTTTGGGCATCGCGATCATGCTCCTGCTTTTCGCCACGCGCATGCCCGTCGCCTTTGTGATGGGGGTGGTCGGTTTTGTGGGATTTTCCGTGCTGACTTCCGTTCAGGGCGGTTTGAACATGCTCAGCCGCAGCATGTACGAGGTCTTTGTCTCCTATGACCTGACGACCATCCCCCTTTTCATCCTCATGGGGCAGCTGGCCTTCAACGCCGGCATCAGCAGGCGTCTTTTTTCGACGACGTATCATTTTTTCGGGCACATTCGCGGCGGACTGGCCATGGCTACGGTCTCGGCCTGCACCGCCTTTGGCGCGGTCTGCGGGTCCAGTCCGGCTACGGCCGCGACCATGGCCACGGTGGCCATCCCGGAAATGAAGCGCTTCGGATACCGCGACCGACTGGCAGCCGGAGCGGTGGCCGCAGGCGGCGGGCTTGGGATGATCATGCCGCCGAGCGTGGTGCTGATCATCTACGGGGTGCTCACGGAGCAATCCATCGGGCGGCTTTTCGTCGCCGGCATTCTTCCCGCTTTTTTACTGACCGGGCTGTTTCTGTGCGCAATTGCTGTCACGTGCCACCGGCATCCTGATTATGGTCCCGCAGCCGAGCATTTTTCCTGGAGCAAGCGTTTCAAATCCCTGACCGGGCTCATCGACACGCTCATCATCTTCGCCGTTGTCCTGACCGGACTTTTCAAGGGCTGGTTCACCCCCACCGAAGCCGCATCCGTGGGTGCTTTCAGCGTGCTGGTGCTGGGACTGGTGCGACGGCAGCTGAACTGGCGGCTGATTTTCAAATCCCTGGAAGAGACATTGCGCACCTCGTGCATGATCCTTTTTCTGGTGGCCGGAGCCGTGGTTTTCGGGAAGTTCCTGGCCGTGACGCGCATCCCCTTCACCACGGCAAGCTACATCGGCGGCCTCGAGATTCCGGCGCTGGCGGTCATGGCCATCATCGTGCTCATCTATTTTCTCGGCGGATGCTTCATGGATTCCCTGGCCATGATCATGCTCACTGTCCCGGTCTTCTATCCCGTGGTCATGAACCTTGGCTACGATCCCATCTGGTTCGGAGTCATCATCGTGCTGATCACCGAGATGGGGGTCATCACGCCGCCCGTGGGCATCAACGTCTACGTGGTCTACGGCGTGACCACGGCCATGAAGCAGAACATCAGTCTGGAATCCATCTTTCGCGGTATTTATCCCTTCCTGGTGGCCACGATCATTGGCATCGCAATCCTGTTTTTCATCCCCCAGATCGTGACCTTCCTGCCATCGCTGATGTAA
- a CDS encoding TRAP transporter small permease, which translates to MEIVSRILARIGSMMRIGGCLCLLGMAFLTVADITGRLNRSPIFGSEEIVTFLAVLALGLSLPYAHSHRSHIGVEVFVQLMSTRVRRRLKLFRETLSVAFFATVTVMMCTYARDKHLSGEVSMNLGLPEYYFLYALSACFAVATLTMLVDLLQFMLQWRKS; encoded by the coding sequence GTGGAAATCGTTTCTAGGATTCTGGCGCGCATCGGAAGCATGATGCGCATCGGCGGATGCCTGTGCCTGCTGGGCATGGCGTTTCTGACCGTGGCCGACATTACCGGTCGCCTCAATCGCAGCCCCATTTTCGGCTCCGAGGAGATCGTCACCTTTCTGGCCGTTCTGGCGCTGGGGCTGTCCCTGCCGTACGCCCATAGCCACCGTTCGCACATCGGGGTGGAGGTCTTCGTGCAGCTGATGTCGACCAGGGTGCGCCGCCGGCTCAAGCTGTTTCGCGAAACCCTGTCCGTCGCCTTTTTTGCCACGGTCACGGTCATGATGTGCACGTATGCCCGGGACAAACATCTTTCCGGAGAGGTATCCATGAATCTGGGTTTGCCCGAGTACTACTTCCTGTACGCGCTCAGCGCATGCTTCGCCGTGGCCACCCTGACCATGCTCGTCGACCTGTTGCAATTCATGCTGCAATGGAGAAAATCATGA
- a CDS encoding C4-dicarboxylate ABC transporter substrate-binding protein codes for MRLFLRVATLAFIVLGMSAPTIAAGPVKLSYSNFFPPTHIQSILAEEWCREVEARSNGQVVIDYYPAGTLTKPKDCYDGVVQRISDIGLSALGYTKGRFPVLSGVDLPMGYTSGAQATALANAVYEQFKPKEFDDVHVLYFHAHGPGKLHTAGKAVTSMDELKGMKIRATGNSASVISALGGSPVAMSMPDSYQSIQKGVVNGGIYPVETNKGWKMGEVVDYLTDTTAVAYTTTFFVVINKDAWASLTPEVQKVLTEVSRDWIPRHGQAWDDSDKEGLEFFLAQQGNAVVTLDPAEAERWTKAMEPIFGEYEAECAKVGADGKAVLDFMHANLR; via the coding sequence ATGAGGCTGTTTTTACGAGTCGCGACCCTGGCTTTCATCGTTTTGGGAATGTCGGCTCCGACCATCGCCGCAGGACCGGTCAAGCTGTCCTACAGCAATTTCTTCCCGCCGACCCACATCCAGTCGATCCTGGCCGAAGAGTGGTGCCGCGAGGTCGAGGCTCGCTCGAACGGCCAGGTCGTCATCGACTACTACCCGGCAGGAACCCTGACCAAGCCCAAGGATTGCTATGACGGCGTGGTGCAGCGCATCTCGGACATCGGTCTCTCCGCCCTCGGTTACACCAAGGGGCGTTTTCCGGTCCTGTCCGGAGTCGACCTGCCCATGGGATACACGAGCGGCGCGCAGGCCACGGCGCTGGCCAATGCCGTCTATGAGCAGTTCAAGCCCAAGGAATTTGACGACGTGCATGTCCTTTATTTTCATGCGCACGGACCGGGCAAGCTGCACACCGCAGGCAAGGCCGTGACCTCCATGGACGAGCTCAAGGGCATGAAGATCCGCGCCACCGGCAACAGCGCAAGCGTCATCTCCGCCCTGGGCGGCAGCCCGGTGGCCATGTCCATGCCCGACTCCTACCAGTCCATCCAGAAAGGCGTCGTCAACGGTGGAATCTATCCCGTCGAGACCAACAAGGGCTGGAAGATGGGCGAGGTCGTTGACTATTTGACGGATACCACCGCCGTGGCCTACACGACCACTTTTTTTGTGGTCATCAACAAGGATGCCTGGGCTTCACTCACCCCCGAGGTGCAAAAAGTGTTGACCGAGGTCAGCCGGGACTGGATTCCAAGGCATGGACAGGCCTGGGATGACAGCGACAAGGAAGGCCTGGAATTTTTCCTGGCTCAGCAGGGTAACGCCGTGGTCACCCTGGACCCGGCCGAGGCAGAGCGCTGGACCAAGGCCATGGAGCCCATCTTCGGCGAATACGAGGCCGAATGTGCCAAGGTCGGAGCGGATGGCAAGGCTGTGCTGGATTTCATGCACGCCAATCTGAGATAG
- a CDS encoding TetR/AcrR family transcriptional regulator, translated as MARKQQEKSLQTQRELLDSADKLFAAKGFVATTVAEITSEAGYAKGNFYRHWQSKDEIMLAIIAIKMQSYRAMRDAALQDAHSLEEVMDRILDFMETMIDDRNWSSVFLEFTIHASRNEDLRAQLNQSLYRLSNEIFDDIVAPYVRSGYPARKIGALNTALFEGFLIHSLLGTGTIDRKDFRRAAMKLALANALDTQE; from the coding sequence GTGGCTAGAAAACAGCAGGAAAAATCACTCCAGACCCAGCGCGAGCTGCTCGATTCGGCGGACAAATTGTTCGCCGCCAAGGGGTTTGTGGCCACCACCGTGGCCGAAATCACCTCAGAGGCCGGCTATGCCAAAGGCAATTTCTATCGGCACTGGCAAAGCAAGGACGAGATCATGCTGGCCATCATCGCCATCAAGATGCAGTCCTACCGCGCCATGCGCGACGCCGCATTGCAGGACGCGCACAGCCTGGAAGAGGTCATGGATCGCATCCTCGACTTTATGGAGACCATGATCGATGATCGCAACTGGAGCTCGGTCTTTCTGGAATTCACCATCCACGCCTCACGCAACGAGGACCTTCGCGCACAGCTCAACCAGTCCCTTTACCGCCTCTCCAACGAAATTTTCGACGACATCGTTGCGCCGTATGTGCGTAGCGGTTATCCGGCGCGCAAGATCGGCGCCCTGAACACGGCCCTGTTCGAAGGTTTTTTGATCCATTCCCTGCTTGGGACGGGAACCATCGACCGCAAGGATTTTCGCCGGGCAGCCATGAAACTAGCTCTGGCCAACGCCCTGGATACCCAGGAATAA
- a CDS encoding sirohydrochlorin cobaltochelatase, whose translation MFKTSHVCGLFLFFFLLALCGPALAGHKERPAKKGILLAAFGTTVPEARNALDHIGEKARVRFPGIEIRWAYSSRIVREKLSAQGQNFDSPAMALARMMDDGFTHVAVQSLHTIPGEEFHGLQRTVQAFSGLPKGMDSVVLGQPLLAEPADVEACAAAIMASLPAERKAGEAVIFLGHGTHHPANIYYPGLQFSLNRLDPLVLIGTVEGTPSLDDVRGTLRDHKVSKVYLQPFMAVAGDHAVNDMAGDEEGSWKSVLEADGLTCATVLLGTAQIPAFVDIWLNHLQAALERLP comes from the coding sequence ATGTTCAAAACCTCGCATGTTTGCGGACTCTTTCTGTTCTTTTTTCTGCTCGCCCTGTGCGGCCCGGCCCTGGCTGGGCACAAGGAACGACCGGCCAAAAAGGGTATCCTGCTGGCGGCCTTCGGCACCACCGTGCCCGAAGCGCGCAACGCCCTGGACCACATCGGGGAAAAAGCCCGCGTGCGATTTCCCGGCATTGAAATCCGCTGGGCCTATTCCTCGCGCATCGTGCGCGAAAAGCTGAGTGCCCAAGGCCAGAATTTCGACTCTCCGGCCATGGCCCTGGCGCGGATGATGGACGACGGTTTCACGCATGTGGCCGTACAGTCCCTGCACACCATCCCGGGCGAGGAGTTCCATGGCCTGCAGCGCACGGTGCAGGCCTTTTCCGGCCTGCCCAAGGGCATGGACAGCGTGGTCCTCGGCCAGCCGCTGCTGGCCGAACCCGCCGACGTCGAAGCCTGCGCAGCAGCCATCATGGCCAGCCTCCCGGCAGAGCGCAAAGCCGGAGAGGCCGTGATCTTTCTGGGCCACGGCACACACCACCCCGCCAACATCTATTACCCCGGACTGCAGTTTTCCCTGAACCGCCTCGATCCGCTGGTGCTCATCGGTACCGTCGAAGGTACGCCGTCCCTGGACGATGTGCGCGGAACTCTCAGGGATCACAAGGTTTCGAAAGTCTACCTGCAGCCATTCATGGCCGTAGCCGGCGACCATGCCGTCAACGACATGGCCGGTGACGAGGAGGGTTCCTGGAAATCCGTACTCGAAGCCGACGGTCTGACCTGCGCTACGGTGCTGCTCGGAACGGCCCAGATTCCGGCTTTCGTCGATATCTGGCTGAATCACCTGCAGGCGGCCCTGGAGCGCCTGCCCTAG
- a CDS encoding iron ABC transporter permease, which produces MSDRRHTRAWLAMAAAVPLSIYAALFFGSYPLPAEAIHQALASMLHGQVESQELVIVRDIRLGRILLSFLTGAALAVSGGVFQGLLRNPLADPFTLGISSGAACGAALALGMGWTVAGLSTLPLAALGGAFAAMTLVLAMSRLAGDFSRESLVLGGIVVSTFLGAAIALIKSLNEESVAAIVFWIMGSFQGRGFEHVELMLPYMITGSAVVLFLARELDILGLGSEQAAQVGVSVGRARIGLLIGAGMLTAAAVSVSGIIGFVGLVVPHLVRMLIGPDSRPLLLFSALGGGILLLWSDVLARTILSHGAELPVGVVTALFGGPFFCLIMARGRRS; this is translated from the coding sequence ATGAGCGACAGACGACATACGCGGGCATGGCTGGCCATGGCGGCTGCCGTGCCCCTTTCCATCTATGCGGCCCTGTTTTTCGGGTCCTATCCCCTGCCCGCCGAGGCCATCCACCAAGCTCTCGCGTCCATGCTCCATGGGCAAGTCGAAAGTCAGGAACTGGTCATTGTGCGAGACATTCGGCTGGGGCGCATCCTGCTTTCTTTTCTGACCGGGGCGGCCCTGGCCGTGTCCGGCGGCGTTTTTCAAGGACTGCTGCGCAACCCCCTGGCCGACCCCTTCACCCTGGGCATATCCAGCGGCGCGGCCTGCGGCGCGGCTCTGGCTCTGGGCATGGGCTGGACCGTGGCCGGACTTTCGACCCTTCCTCTGGCCGCGCTTGGCGGAGCGTTCGCGGCCATGACCCTGGTCCTGGCCATGAGCAGGCTGGCCGGAGATTTTTCCCGCGAGAGCCTGGTCCTGGGCGGCATCGTCGTCTCCACCTTCCTCGGCGCGGCCATCGCCCTCATCAAATCATTGAACGAGGAATCGGTGGCGGCCATCGTGTTCTGGATCATGGGCAGCTTTCAGGGACGGGGCTTCGAGCACGTGGAACTCATGCTGCCATACATGATCACGGGCTCTGCCGTGGTCCTTTTCCTGGCCCGGGAACTCGACATCCTGGGCCTTGGATCCGAGCAGGCTGCGCAAGTCGGCGTGTCCGTGGGACGGGCGCGCATCGGCCTGCTCATCGGAGCCGGGATGCTGACCGCGGCGGCTGTCAGCGTCTCCGGCATCATCGGCTTCGTCGGCCTTGTGGTGCCCCACCTGGTGCGCATGCTCATCGGACCGGACTCAAGGCCTCTGCTCCTCTTTTCGGCCCTGGGCGGCGGGATCCTGCTGCTGTGGTCCGACGTGCTGGCCCGCACCATTCTCTCCCACGGAGCGGAATTGCCCGTGGGCGTGGTCACTGCCCTGTTCGGCGGCCCCTTCTTCTGCCTGATCATGGCCAGGGGACGCAGGTCGTGA
- a CDS encoding iron ABC transporter ATP-binding protein, with translation MSTTMIEIRNLSAGYKGQPVLRGISLAVGEGEFTGVLGPNGSGKTTLIRALSGVLPYFSGSIRIAGHDIKAQPAKARARHCATVAQKNPGLSGVRALSLVLMGRYPHVSFLGGYSRQDHLRAQAAMEETSCLDLAQRSTEALSGGELQRVITAKALAQDTRLLLLDEAASNLDVARTMDLYELLRARNAAGLTILTVAHDLNLAALYCQRLVFLKNGSVVADGPTREIFTAQTLSEIYETPLAVAEHPLTGTPQAYLVPRA, from the coding sequence GTGAGCACAACAATGATCGAAATCCGGAACCTGAGCGCGGGCTACAAGGGTCAACCCGTGCTTCGAGGCATCTCCCTGGCTGTCGGCGAAGGCGAGTTCACGGGCGTCCTCGGCCCCAACGGCAGCGGCAAGACGACCCTCATCCGCGCCCTGTCCGGAGTCCTGCCGTATTTCTCCGGCAGCATCCGCATCGCAGGCCACGACATAAAGGCCCAGCCTGCCAAGGCCCGGGCCCGGCATTGCGCCACCGTGGCCCAGAAAAACCCGGGACTTTCCGGGGTGCGCGCCCTGTCGCTGGTACTCATGGGCCGCTATCCGCATGTTTCCTTTCTGGGCGGCTACTCCCGGCAAGACCATCTGCGCGCGCAGGCGGCCATGGAAGAGACAAGCTGTCTTGATCTCGCCCAGCGCAGCACCGAAGCCCTCTCCGGAGGAGAACTGCAGCGGGTCATCACGGCCAAGGCCCTGGCCCAGGACACCAGGCTCCTGCTGCTGGACGAGGCTGCGTCCAACCTCGACGTGGCCCGGACCATGGATCTCTACGAGCTGCTGCGTGCCAGAAATGCCGCAGGGCTGACAATCCTTACCGTGGCCCATGACCTGAACCTGGCCGCTCTCTATTGCCAGCGCCTCGTCTTTCTGAAAAACGGTTCCGTCGTAGCCGATGGACCCACCCGCGAAATTTTCACGGCCCAAACCTTGAGTGAAATATATGAAACACCCCTTGCCGTGGCGGAGCACCCCCTCACCGGGACTCCCCAAGCTTATCTGGTGCCTCGTGCTTAA
- a CDS encoding iron ABC transporter substrate-binding protein — protein sequence MLNLFLFQAAAGAGSLDEFSVTDDQGRLIRLDAPATRIIALYGAFNEILADMGREDLLIARTASDNLPPSIVGKPSIGTHLRPNAELILGLQPDLVLQLGGRGEAMEPVRFLEKRGLQVAVFDLENFEQLFSVMERLGTLTASTEQAAERVRFMRSELARIETDNLPPRPKIFFEARYPTLLAAGQGSMASEIIFKAGGENCVAAPDKLVRLGEEELLRLAPDIYLVQAGPMNPRPVPMSERSLFRTLDCVKSGRVHFVDQKVFSRPGPRSLEAVRQLSTIISNWKKEVRP from the coding sequence GTGCTTAATCTTTTCCTTTTTCAGGCGGCAGCGGGAGCTGGTTCCCTGGACGAGTTCTCCGTCACCGACGATCAGGGCCGCCTGATACGCCTCGATGCGCCCGCGACCCGGATCATCGCCCTCTATGGGGCGTTCAATGAGATCCTGGCCGACATGGGCCGCGAAGACCTGCTCATCGCCCGCACCGCAAGCGACAACCTGCCCCCGTCCATCGTCGGCAAGCCGTCCATCGGAACCCATTTGCGGCCCAACGCGGAGCTGATCCTGGGCCTTCAGCCGGATCTCGTCCTGCAGCTCGGAGGCCGGGGCGAAGCCATGGAACCGGTACGCTTTCTGGAAAAAAGGGGACTTCAGGTCGCGGTCTTCGATCTTGAGAATTTCGAGCAGCTTTTTTCCGTCATGGAGCGCCTTGGCACTTTGACAGCAAGCACGGAGCAGGCTGCCGAACGCGTCAGATTCATGCGCTCGGAACTCGCGCGCATAGAAACCGACAACCTGCCCCCACGGCCCAAAATCTTCTTCGAGGCCCGCTACCCAACGCTCCTGGCGGCAGGACAAGGCTCCATGGCGTCGGAGATAATCTTCAAGGCCGGCGGAGAAAACTGCGTCGCCGCTCCGGACAAGCTCGTGCGCCTGGGCGAAGAGGAGCTTCTGCGTCTCGCCCCGGACATCTATCTCGTGCAGGCGGGGCCCATGAACCCACGCCCCGTGCCCATGTCCGAGCGCAGCCTCTTTCGCACCCTGGACTGCGTGAAATCCGGGCGGGTCCATTTCGTGGACCAGAAGGTCTTTTCACGGCCCGGACCACGCAGCCTTGAAGCGGTGCGCCAACTCTCGACCATCATTTCAAACTGGAAAAAGGAGGTCCGACCATGA
- the cobI gene encoding precorrin-2 C(20)-methyltransferase, whose protein sequence is MSGHLYGIGVGPGDPELLTIKAAGILGRVDVILAASSTKNDDSLALDIARPHLKADARVIRLGFPMSRDTGTLQSAWEENARLVLNELAKGHDAAFLTLGDPLLYSTFAYLLRTLRSLAPEQAVTVIPGITSFQAVAAATETVLAESAQNLLILPGIRDAADLRRSLESADNAVILKAYTNFSAIRDELRTLPTKAHCVFASRMGMKDQFITRSLDEAPDNPTYLSLMLLTKNESL, encoded by the coding sequence ATGAGCGGCCATCTCTACGGCATCGGCGTTGGACCAGGAGACCCGGAACTCTTGACCATCAAGGCGGCTGGAATCCTTGGCCGGGTGGACGTCATCCTTGCGGCGTCCTCGACCAAGAACGACGACTCCCTGGCGCTGGACATCGCACGCCCACACCTGAAAGCGGATGCGCGCGTCATCCGTCTGGGTTTCCCCATGAGCCGCGACACAGGCACCCTGCAATCCGCATGGGAAGAAAACGCACGTCTGGTGCTGAATGAACTTGCCAAGGGCCACGACGCGGCCTTTTTGACCCTGGGCGACCCCCTGCTCTACTCGACCTTCGCCTACCTGCTGCGCACCCTGCGCAGCCTGGCTCCGGAGCAGGCGGTGACGGTGATTCCCGGCATAACCTCCTTCCAGGCCGTGGCGGCGGCCACCGAGACCGTGCTGGCCGAAAGCGCCCAGAACCTGCTCATCCTGCCCGGCATCCGCGACGCCGCCGATCTGCGCAGAAGCCTTGAGAGTGCGGACAACGCCGTCATCCTCAAGGCCTACACCAATTTTTCGGCCATCCGCGATGAACTGCGCACTTTACCGACTAAAGCCCATTGCGTTTTTGCCTCAAGAATGGGCATGAAGGACCAGTTCATCACGCGCAGCCTGGACGAGGCGCCGGACAACCCGACCTATCTCTCGCTCATGCTGCTGACCAAAAACGAATCACTTTGA
- a CDS encoding cobyrinate a,c-diamide synthase — MPKAIVIAGTSSGCGKTSVTLGLMKAFARKGLVVQGFKSGPDFIDPGLHRLASGLPSHNLDGWMLSADEIHRIFRRNHEGCDISIIEGAMGLFDGIGAVSEEGSAAQLAKILGVPVMLVVNARGMARSAAALVKGYAQFDPDLRLDFVLFNMTGSPTHGQILAQAMEGQGGRVLGSLQRQPDLPLPSRHLGLVTAEDLDRREERLNTLADWVEKSIDLDKLLDALPEYTLPSLSDGGVRMPEIRIGYARDRAFCFYYEENLRMLRQAGAELVPFSPLHDTNLPPALKGLYLGGGYPELHAAELAANTAMLGKIRDFCASGKPVYAECGGFMYLMRSLRTRAGQEHAMAGVFDFSCAMESRHQALGYREVRLTAPTVLGDPGERARGHEFHYSHMSGSDPAAAQVYEVHDRCGKMNAGGGFQKGNCLGSYVHLHFGSNPLMATHFAGTCGK; from the coding sequence ATGCCCAAAGCCATCGTCATTGCCGGCACCTCCAGCGGGTGCGGGAAAACTTCCGTCACCCTCGGTCTGATGAAAGCTTTCGCCCGCAAGGGCCTTGTGGTGCAGGGCTTCAAGTCCGGCCCTGATTTCATCGATCCGGGCCTGCACCGTCTGGCCTCTGGTCTGCCCAGCCACAACCTGGACGGCTGGATGCTCTCGGCCGACGAGATTCATCGCATCTTTCGCCGCAACCACGAAGGTTGCGACATCTCCATCATCGAGGGAGCCATGGGCCTCTTCGACGGCATTGGTGCCGTCAGCGAGGAAGGTTCGGCCGCACAGCTGGCCAAGATTTTGGGCGTGCCCGTGATGCTGGTGGTCAACGCGCGCGGCATGGCCCGCTCGGCGGCGGCGCTGGTCAAGGGCTATGCCCAGTTCGACCCGGATCTGCGCCTTGACTTCGTACTCTTCAACATGACCGGCAGCCCCACCCACGGCCAGATTCTGGCCCAGGCCATGGAAGGTCAGGGGGGCCGGGTTCTGGGAAGCCTGCAGCGCCAGCCCGACCTGCCCCTGCCGTCGCGACATCTCGGGCTGGTCACCGCCGAAGACCTGGACCGCCGCGAGGAGCGCCTGAACACCCTGGCCGACTGGGTCGAGAAATCCATCGACCTTGACAAGTTGCTTGATGCCCTGCCCGAATACACGCTGCCTTCCCTTAGCGACGGCGGGGTCAGGATGCCGGAAATACGCATCGGATACGCTCGCGACCGCGCCTTTTGCTTCTACTACGAGGAAAATCTGCGCATGCTGCGGCAGGCAGGAGCCGAACTGGTGCCCTTCTCGCCCCTGCACGACACGAACCTGCCCCCAGCCCTCAAAGGACTGTATCTGGGCGGAGGCTATCCGGAGCTGCACGCGGCGGAACTTGCCGCCAACACGGCCATGCTCGGCAAAATCCGCGACTTCTGTGCCAGCGGCAAACCGGTCTATGCAGAATGCGGCGGCTTCATGTACCTGATGCGCTCCCTGCGCACCCGCGCCGGGCAGGAGCATGCCATGGCCGGCGTCTTTGATTTTTCCTGCGCCATGGAAAGCCGTCACCAGGCTCTGGGATACCGCGAAGTAAGGCTCACCGCCCCCACTGTGCTGGGCGATCCCGGAGAACGGGCCAGGGGCCATGAATTCCACTATTCGCACATGAGCGGCAGCGACCCGGCCGCGGCCCAAGTCTATGAGGTCCATGACCGCTGTGGAAAGATGAACGCCGGTGGCGGTTTCCAAAAGGGCAACTGCCTGGGATCGTACGTGCATCTGCATTTTGGTTCAAATCCACTCATGGCCACCCATTTCGCCGGAACCTGCGGAAAATGA
- a CDS encoding cobalt-precorrin-6A synthase: MTLRHGFTTGTAASAAARAATTHLLTGRAQERVEVPLPVGERMSIAILESRIDGDAAMAAVVKDAGDDPDVTHRAVIRARVQRGAGTGVTLRGGSGVGVVTRPGLPVAVGMPAINPVPREQITLAVTEAMAEADTFGMNEKIGLEVEISVDRGEELARKTFNPRLGIVGGISILGTRGTVKPFSNAAYQATIRQCLDVMQACGVATPCLTTGGRSERFLRQARPQTSETACVQVADFFSFSMREVSRRGFDSVLWGVFFGKLVKQAQGHRYTHARSAELDLGILAGWCADCGFKRQICQEVAGANTAMQALELLAPLPQSTTLFTLLTDKAAEAARAFCGRDLRVGYMLFDFTGQILHQSAEAA; encoded by the coding sequence ATGACCCTGCGCCATGGTTTCACCACGGGCACGGCGGCTTCCGCGGCCGCCAGGGCCGCGACCACGCACCTGCTCACGGGACGCGCACAGGAACGTGTCGAGGTGCCGCTGCCCGTTGGCGAGCGCATGAGCATCGCCATCCTTGAGAGCCGTATCGACGGGGACGCCGCCATGGCCGCTGTGGTCAAGGACGCAGGCGACGACCCGGACGTGACCCACCGTGCCGTGATCCGCGCCCGGGTGCAGCGCGGCGCAGGGACAGGCGTGACCCTGCGCGGCGGGTCCGGCGTGGGCGTCGTGACCCGGCCCGGCCTGCCCGTTGCCGTCGGCATGCCCGCCATCAATCCCGTGCCCCGCGAGCAGATCACCCTGGCCGTGACCGAGGCCATGGCCGAGGCCGATACCTTTGGCATGAACGAAAAGATTGGCCTTGAAGTCGAAATCAGCGTTGACCGGGGGGAAGAATTGGCCCGCAAGACCTTCAATCCCCGTCTGGGCATTGTCGGGGGCATCTCCATCCTCGGCACCCGGGGCACGGTCAAGCCCTTCAGCAACGCAGCCTATCAGGCCACCATCCGCCAATGCCTCGATGTCATGCAGGCCTGCGGGGTGGCCACCCCCTGTCTGACCACGGGCGGACGCAGCGAACGCTTCCTGCGTCAGGCCCGTCCGCAGACTTCGGAAACGGCCTGCGTGCAGGTGGCCGACTTTTTTTCCTTCAGCATGCGCGAAGTCAGCCGGCGCGGTTTCGATTCCGTGCTCTGGGGCGTCTTTTTCGGCAAGCTGGTCAAACAGGCCCAGGGACACCGCTACACCCACGCCCGCAGCGCGGAGCTCGACCTTGGCATCCTGGCCGGCTGGTGCGCGGATTGCGGTTTCAAACGACAGATCTGCCAGGAGGTTGCCGGAGCCAACACTGCCATGCAGGCCCTGGAGCTGCTGGCTCCGCTGCCCCAAAGCACGACCCTCTTCACCCTGCTCACGGACAAGGCCGCCGAAGCAGCCCGCGCCTTTTGCGGCCGCGACCTGCGCGTAGGCTACATGCTCTTCGATTTTACCGGACAGATCCTGCACCAAAGCGCGGAGGCCGCATGA